CGGCCTGCAGCACCTCGTCCGCATCGCCAGTGCAGGGCTGAGTCGGGGTCGGCGGCTGCGGCTGCGTACGGGCCCGGCCGCCGGTACTACCCGGCGCCGGTCCCGCCTCCGCCGGGCGGCGATACCAGCCCCACCCCAGAAGTGCCACCAGCAGTACGCCGGCCCCCGCCACGATCGCCATCATCGGGCCGCGCCCCTGCCGGTGTGGCACCGCACCCGAATTGTCGCCACTGCACCCACGTGTTCCGTCCTGGCTTGCCGGTACTGCGCACCGTTGCCACGGCATCGGCCCGGAACGGGGCAACTTTAGCGGGCAATGGTCACCCGGCCCTGACAACACCGTCCGGCGGAATGCACTAGAATGGCGCCGCGCGACCCGTCCTGACCAACCGACGACGTCGCTTTTTTTGTTTTACACCCACCTTTTGCTGGTGCGTTTGCCGGCGTTTGCCGTCGTTCGCAGCATCGGAGTCACCATGTTATTTGAAACCCTCGAAACGTCCGGCCATGAACAGGTGGTGTTCTGCCACAGCCGCGATGCCGGTCTGAGGGCCATCATCGCCATCCACAACACCACGCTGGGTCCGGCGCTGGGCGGTGTGCGCATGCGCCCTTACGCCAGCACGGACGACGCGCTGGCCGACGCGCTGCGGCTCAGCCGCACGATGACCTACAAGAACGCGCTGGCGGGCTTGAATGTCGGGGGTGGCAAAGCGGTGATCATCGGCGACCCGCGCAAGGACAAGACCGAAGTGCTGTTCCGCGCGTTCGGCCGCTACGTGGATTCGCTCGGCGGGCGCTACATCACCGCCGAGGACGTCGGTACCGACGTCAATGACATGGAAAACATCTACCTGGAAAGCGAGTACGTCACCGGCGTGCACCAGGTGCACGGCGGCTCGGGCGACCCGGCCCCGTTCACCGCCTACGGCGCGCTGCAGGCGCTGATGGCGGCCATGCAGCACAAGCTCGGCCACGAGGAAGTGGGCAAGGTCAGCATCGCGGTGCAGGGCCTGGGTCATATCGGCATGGAACTGGTGAAGCTGCTGCGGGATCGCGGCGCCAAGCTGTTCGTCACCGATCTGGACCCTGCGCTGGTGGAGCGCGCGGTGACCGAGTACGGCGCCGAGGCGGTCAAGCCCGATGACATCTACGACGTCAACGCCGATGTGTTCGCGCCGTGCGCGCTGGAAGGGGCGATCAATGCGCAGACCCTGCCGCGCCTGAAGTGCAAGATCGTCTGCGGCACCGCCAACAACCAGCTCTCCACGCCCGAGATCGGCGATGAGCTGCATGCCCGCGGCATCCTGTACGCCCCGGACTATGCGGTGAATGCGGGCGGGGTGATGAATGTGTCGCTGGAGATCGACGGCTACAACCGCGAACGCGCGATGCGCCTGATCCGCAGCATCTACCACAACCTGGGCCGCATCTTCGCGCTGTCCCAGCAGGAAGGCATTGCGCCGCAGCGCGCCGCCGACCGCATCGCCGAAACCCGCATCCAGTCGATCGGCAAGCTGAAGATGCCGTTGGGCCGTGCGCGCCCGCGACTGGGCACGCTGCGCGGCGGGTGATCCCAACGGGCAGATGAAAAAAAAGGGCGCGATCAACTCGCGCCCTTTTTTGTTGCCTGTCGCGCCTGGATCAGAACGCGGCGGAGTACCGCAGCGCGACCTGGCTGAGGTCGCCTCGCGGGCCGAAGCGCTGGTCGTAGCCGAACGAGAGCTGCGAGTTGCGGGTCAGCCAGGACTGCACCGACAGGCCGAACAGGCCGCCGGAGCGGGCCGGCTGCAGCCCGGCCACCGGCGCCCAGGCATCCACGCCCACGAAGCTGGCATCGAAGGCCAGGCCATCGCTGGACAGCGTCTGCTGCCACTCGGCATAGCCGCGCAGCGACCAGCCACGCAGGCGCGTTTCCGCGCGCAGGCCGGCCAGCGCTTGGCTGCGGCTCGACGCGCGGCGGTCCGCACGCAGGCCGAAGCCGAAGCCGCCGTCTTCGCTGAAGCTGTCGCTGTCCAGGCGCGCGTAGTCCGCACCGAGGTACGGCGTCAACGATGCCCCGGCACCGCCGAAGCGGTAGCCCGATTCCACGCTGGCGGTGCTGAAGTTGCCGCCGTAACGGGCATTGACCCCGTACTGCCCCGCGCCCAGCAACAGCTGGCGGTCGATCTCGCGGGTGAACTGGCCGGCGCCCAGCTGCGCCAGGGTGTAGGCCGCACCACTGTTCCAACCCGCGTACAGCTGGGCCTGCGACTGGCGGTCACGACCGCTGTCGCCGCCCCACTCGCGGCTGCTGTTGCTGCGGGTTTCGCCAAAGGCAAAGCCCATGACGCCGTTGCTGCCCAGCGCCATGTCCTGGCCCATCATCCAGCCCTGGGTCTGGAAGCCGCTGCCGGCGAAGCTGCCCTGCCCGGCTTCGCCCAACGCACTCTGCCAGGCGCCGCGCAGGCGCGGTGCGGCGGACACTGCATCGAAGCGCGTCGACAATGCGCGGCGATTCATGTCGAGGTTGTCGAAGGTCATGCCGTTGGCCAGGCTGTGCGCCTTGCCCGACAGGCTTTCCAGGCTGGCCTCCAGGCCGGCCGCGCCCTGCACCCGCTGCAGCTCGCCGGCCGCATCGGCAAAGCCCGGCGTGCCCGGACCGGTGCCGGTATCGAGCAGGTCGAACGCCTGTTCCACGCGCAGGGCCGAGGCGGCCGAAATGGCACCCAATCCGGCCGACGCGGCAGCGCCGGAGACGCTCACGCGGTTGATGTTCAACCCGGCCGAGTAGTGGTCATAGGTGAACGTCGCATCCAGCAGCACGACGTTGCCGAGCGCGGTGTAGCGATCGAACGTGCCGGTCAGGCCCTGGGCGGCGGTAATCAGCTCCTGCCGGACACCCGTCTGCGGGACATAGCCTTCCACCGCGCGGTCGATCCGTACGGTGCCGCCGTTGAGCTGGGCGGTGCCGGTCACCTTCAACGCCTGCGCACCCAGCGCGGTCGAGAACACGCCGGTCGCCTCGTGGGTGTAGTTGCCCTGGATCACGGCGGTAACGCCGGCCTCGAACAGGTACAGCGTGCCGCGGTTGACCACGTTGCCGGTAACCCCCGTGGTACCGGCGCGGAACTGCAGGCCGCCGGCCTGCAGGACCTGGACATCGGAACCCAGCGACGCGCCGTCGGCCAGCGAGAGCGCGCCCGAGCGGACGATGGTGCCGCCGGTGTAGGTGTTCTTGCCACCGAGGATCAGCGTTCCCGCGCCGGACTTGTCCAGTCCGCCGGCACCGCCGATGTTGTTGCTCCAGGTGCTGAAGTTGGACGAACCCGGCAGGTCGACCACCATGGTGCCCCAGTCGAACCGGCCAGGGCCGTTGACCGCCTTGCCCACGTTGAGCAGGCCGTACCCGAACACGCTGTCCACGCCGGCCGCGCCGAGGTCGGTGGCGGTGCCGAGCAGGGTCTGCCGCACCTGGTCATTGCTGAAGTACGGGTACCTCTGCCACACCAGCGCCGCCGTACCCGAGACCAGCGGTGCCGCGTAGGAGGTACCGCCGCCCCAGAGGTAGCTGGGGGTACTGCCCGTGGTGCTTGCGGGGTCGACAAACACCGCTTCGCCCGGCGCGGCCAGGCAGTAATTGGCCGCCACGCCACAGGCGTTGGCGTAGGACGCCAGGGTGTCGGGCTGGTTGGAATTGACCGCGGTGACTGCCAGCCAGCCACGCTCCAGGTCCGCGGCCGGGCGGGTACCGTTGGGACCGGCCTGGCTCGGCAGCGCGGCCATGTTGGACGGGTCCGCCTTGCTTTCGTTGCCGGTGGCAAACACCACCAGGCCGTTGTTGGTCGTGATGAAGGGCCGGTACTCGGCCGCAATTGCAGCGGTCGCAGCCGGGTTGGTCCAGTACAGCCCGCCCCAGGAGTTGTTCATGATCTTCACGCCGTCGGCGATCAGATCCTGGTGCACGCTGGCCAGCCCCAGCGCACCATCCACCTGGTTGCCGTTGCCGGTGCCGTCGTCGACCGGCGCCTTGTCGGCGATGATGCGCGCCGACACGATCTGCGCCCTGGTGGCCACCCCGCCAGGCCAGTCGCCGAATGCGGCGCCAGCGGCCAGCGATGCCACGGTCGTACCATGGCCGACCACATCGTCCACCGCCAGGTTGTTCTTGGTCGGATCGACATAGCTGTGGCTGGCCACCACCCGGCCCGCCAGGGTCGGATGGGCCCGGTTTACTCCGGAATCGACCACGCCGATCCGGATCCCCTCGCCACTCCAGTCCTGGTCCTTGCCGTTGATGATGGCAAGGTGCGCGTCGATGGCCGGCTGGGTCGGCTTGACCGGCGGCGGCGTCACCGGCGGCACCACCACGACCGGTGGCGTGACCGGCGGCACGACCGGCGCTACCGGCAGGTCCCCCTTGCTGTTGCCGCTGCCGCCACCGCACGCGCTCAAGGCCACGGCCAGCGCGCCGGCCAGCACGTTCCTGCTGAAAACTACCTGATTCATCCCTGCTCCCCAAAACGTAATTGAAACCACGCGTGGCGTCCCGCCTGTCCGGCCGACACCGGTGGTAAATGCTGACCCTCTATACTGGGCCACCCCCACGCAGTCTGCCGGGAAACGCGCCGCTATACCATGCCCTGCGTTCCCTTTTCGTAAATCGCTCACGCAATAACGAGATTGCCATGCCCAACATTGTCATCGCCGCTGCCAAGCGGACCGCCATCGGTTCCTTCCTCGGCCAGTTCAACGGCGTGCCCACCCCCACCCTGGGCGCCACTGCCATCGCCGCCGCCCTGGAACAGTCCGGCGTGCCGGCGGCGGATGTCTCCGAAGTGATCATGGGCTGCGTGCTGCCGGCCAACCTGGGCCAGGCCCCGGCCCGCCAGGCCGCCGTGGCCGCAGGGATCCCCTACGCCACCGGCGCAACCACCCTGAACAAGGTTTGCGGGTCGGGCATGAAGGCCATCATGCTGGGCCACGACCTGATCAAGGCCGGCTCGGCCAGCATCGTGGTCGCCGGCGGCATGGAATCGATGTCCAACGCGCCGCACCTGCTGCCCAATTCGCGCACCGGCAACCGCTTCGGCAACTTCCAGGCGGTCGACCACATGGCCCACGACGGCCTGGTCAATGCGTACGACGGCAAGGCCATGGGCGAATTCGCCGAATGCGCGGTGGACAAGTTCCAGTTCAGCCGCGAGGAACAGGACGCGTATGCGATCGAATCGGTGCGCCGCGCGCAGGCCGCGCAGGCTGCCGGCGCGTTCGATGATGAAATCGTGGCCGTGAAGGTTGCGGGTCGCAAGGGCGACGTGGAGTACAGCCAGGACGAGCAGCCCGGCCGTTCGGATATCGCCAAGATCCCGACCCTGCGCCCGGCGTTCAAGAAGGACGGCACGGTGACTGCCGCCAGCTCGTCGAGCATTTCCGACGGCGCTGCCGCCGTCGTGCTGCTGTCCGAAGACGATGCGGCCGCCCGCGGCGTGCAGCCGCTTGCCCGGATCGTGGCCCACGCCACCCACTCGCAGGAACCGGAGTGGTTCACCACCGCGCCGATCGGCGCCATCCACAAGGTGCTTGAAAAAGCCGGCTGGCGCCTGGACCAGGTGGACCTGTTCGAGATCAACGAGGCGTTCGCCGTGGTGGCCATGGCGCCCATCCGCGAACTGGGCATCGACCCGGCGAAGGTCAACGTCAACGGCGGCGCCTGCGCACTGGGCCACCCGATTGGTGCCTCGGGCGCCCGGCTGGTGGTGACGTTGGTCAATGCCTTGCGCAAGCGTGATGCAAAGCGCGGAATTGCTACACTGTGCATTGGTGGCGGGGAAGCAACCGCCATCGCCATCGAATTGATTTGATTGGTTTTAACACCCGTTTCGCAAAACTGAATGCGGGATCGCTTGACAGCCCAACGTGGCTTGTCATCATGTTGCCGGGCGCGCAATAGCGCGTTGCCTAATCTAACGACGAGGATTCACACAAATGAGCATCAACAAGCTGCTGATCGCAATGGCCCTGGGCCTGGCTCTGACCGCCTGCTCGAAGCAGGAGCAGGCTGCTGACGCCGCCGCTTCGGCCAACGAAGCTGCTG
This is a stretch of genomic DNA from Stenotrophomonas rhizophila. It encodes these proteins:
- a CDS encoding Glu/Leu/Phe/Val dehydrogenase dimerization domain-containing protein, whose translation is MLFETLETSGHEQVVFCHSRDAGLRAIIAIHNTTLGPALGGVRMRPYASTDDALADALRLSRTMTYKNALAGLNVGGGKAVIIGDPRKDKTEVLFRAFGRYVDSLGGRYITAEDVGTDVNDMENIYLESEYVTGVHQVHGGSGDPAPFTAYGALQALMAAMQHKLGHEEVGKVSIAVQGLGHIGMELVKLLRDRGAKLFVTDLDPALVERAVTEYGAEAVKPDDIYDVNADVFAPCALEGAINAQTLPRLKCKIVCGTANNQLSTPEIGDELHARGILYAPDYAVNAGGVMNVSLEIDGYNRERAMRLIRSIYHNLGRIFALSQQEGIAPQRAADRIAETRIQSIGKLKMPLGRARPRLGTLRGG
- a CDS encoding S8 family serine peptidase — translated: MNQVVFSRNVLAGALAVALSACGGGSGNSKGDLPVAPVVPPVTPPVVVVPPVTPPPVKPTQPAIDAHLAIINGKDQDWSGEGIRIGVVDSGVNRAHPTLAGRVVASHSYVDPTKNNLAVDDVVGHGTTVASLAAGAAFGDWPGGVATRAQIVSARIIADKAPVDDGTGNGNQVDGALGLASVHQDLIADGVKIMNNSWGGLYWTNPAATAAIAAEYRPFITTNNGLVVFATGNESKADPSNMAALPSQAGPNGTRPAADLERGWLAVTAVNSNQPDTLASYANACGVAANYCLAAPGEAVFVDPASTTGSTPSYLWGGGTSYAAPLVSGTAALVWQRYPYFSNDQVRQTLLGTATDLGAAGVDSVFGYGLLNVGKAVNGPGRFDWGTMVVDLPGSSNFSTWSNNIGGAGGLDKSGAGTLILGGKNTYTGGTIVRSGALSLADGASLGSDVQVLQAGGLQFRAGTTGVTGNVVNRGTLYLFEAGVTAVIQGNYTHEATGVFSTALGAQALKVTGTAQLNGGTVRIDRAVEGYVPQTGVRQELITAAQGLTGTFDRYTALGNVVLLDATFTYDHYSAGLNINRVSVSGAAASAGLGAISAASALRVEQAFDLLDTGTGPGTPGFADAAGELQRVQGAAGLEASLESLSGKAHSLANGMTFDNLDMNRRALSTRFDAVSAAPRLRGAWQSALGEAGQGSFAGSGFQTQGWMMGQDMALGSNGVMGFAFGETRSNSSREWGGDSGRDRQSQAQLYAGWNSGAAYTLAQLGAGQFTREIDRQLLLGAGQYGVNARYGGNFSTASVESGYRFGGAGASLTPYLGADYARLDSDSFSEDGGFGFGLRADRRASSRSQALAGLRAETRLRGWSLRGYAEWQQTLSSDGLAFDASFVGVDAWAPVAGLQPARSGGLFGLSVQSWLTRNSQLSFGYDQRFGPRGDLSQVALRYSAAF
- a CDS encoding thiolase family protein, which translates into the protein MPNIVIAAAKRTAIGSFLGQFNGVPTPTLGATAIAAALEQSGVPAADVSEVIMGCVLPANLGQAPARQAAVAAGIPYATGATTLNKVCGSGMKAIMLGHDLIKAGSASIVVAGGMESMSNAPHLLPNSRTGNRFGNFQAVDHMAHDGLVNAYDGKAMGEFAECAVDKFQFSREEQDAYAIESVRRAQAAQAAGAFDDEIVAVKVAGRKGDVEYSQDEQPGRSDIAKIPTLRPAFKKDGTVTAASSSSISDGAAAVVLLSEDDAAARGVQPLARIVAHATHSQEPEWFTTAPIGAIHKVLEKAGWRLDQVDLFEINEAFAVVAMAPIRELGIDPAKVNVNGGACALGHPIGASGARLVVTLVNALRKRDAKRGIATLCIGGGEATAIAIELI